One Amphiprion ocellaris isolate individual 3 ecotype Okinawa chromosome 5, ASM2253959v1, whole genome shotgun sequence genomic region harbors:
- the LOC111577545 gene encoding complement C3-like isoform X1 — MPGGCVEQNLASITLPLISTLYLDRSNSWESVGVQRKAEAIRYIRRGYENQLAYRRSGGSCVSVRRIRGTGASTWLPQCQDHSVRGEGVADDGRFAIIGINEQQVCDPLLYLVKNKFRHREKIYVEDNPVYSTTMTGGLCGDDPETTLTAFVHIGPTFVHNALKQAGIHCSSPGVNVEEAIRSTSAYLKRALTKPVGRGDHTRWPSPLMPWLWTACPPLFMNFYSEVQLQVSATGLTGKTTCSCWRRPAMPCWLWSSGDEWRKLLHPSNG; from the exons ATGCCTGGTGGCTGTGTGGAGCAGAACTTGGCCTCCATCACTCTGCCACTCATTTCCACCCTGTACCTGGACCGAAGCAACAGCTGGGAGAGTGTAGGAGTGCAACGCAAGGCTGAGGCTATCCGATACATCAGGAGAg gctATGAGAACCAGCTGGCATACAGAAGGAGCGGTGGCTCCTGTGTCTCTGTACGGCGGATACGGGGCACAGGAGCAAGCACATG GCTACCTCAATGTCAGGATCACAGCGTACGTGGTGAAGGTGTGGCTGATGATGGCCGTTTTGCCATCATCGGCATCAACGAGCAACAAGTGTGTGACCCTCTGCTCTACCTGGTGAAGAATAAATTCCGGCATAGAGAGAAAATCTACGTAGAAGACAACCCCGTTTACAGCACGACCATGACT GGTGGTCTCTGTGGTGACGACCCAGAGACAACTCTGACCGCCTTTGTCCACATCGGTCCCACATTTGTCCACAATGCGCTCAAGCAGGCAGGGATCCACTGCAGCAGTCCAGGTGTAAATGTGGAG GAAGCCATCCGTTCAACATCAGCCTACTTGAAGAGAGCTCTGACGAAGCCTGTGGGGAGAGGAGACCATACACGGTGGCCATCGCCTCTTATGCCCTGGCTTTGGACGGCTTGCCCACCACTCTTCATGAACTTTTACTCAGAGGTGCAGCTCCAG GTTTCAGCCACTGGCTTGACAGGGAAAACCACTTGTTCATGCTGGAGGCGACCGGCTATGCCCTGCTGGCTCTGGTCAAGTGGGGACGAATGGAGGAAGCTGCTGCACCCTTCAAATGGCTGA
- the LOC111577545 gene encoding complement C3-like isoform X2, translating into MDGWMDGWMGSMDIWMEGWRDGQTHGWTDGRTDGWMEGGTDGRTGYENQLAYRRSGGSCVSVRRIRGTGASTWLPQCQDHSVRGEGVADDGRFAIIGINEQQVCDPLLYLVKNKFRHREKIYVEDNPVYSTTMTGGLCGDDPETTLTAFVHIGPTFVHNALKQAGIHCSSPGVNVEEAIRSTSAYLKRALTKPVGRGDHTRWPSPLMPWLWTACPPLFMNFYSEVQLQVSATGLTGKTTCSCWRRPAMPCWLWSSGDEWRKLLHPSNG; encoded by the exons atggatggatggatggatggatggatgggatcAATGGATAtttggatggagggatggagggatggacagacgcatggatggacggacggacggacggatggatggatggagggagggacggacggacggacag gctATGAGAACCAGCTGGCATACAGAAGGAGCGGTGGCTCCTGTGTCTCTGTACGGCGGATACGGGGCACAGGAGCAAGCACATG GCTACCTCAATGTCAGGATCACAGCGTACGTGGTGAAGGTGTGGCTGATGATGGCCGTTTTGCCATCATCGGCATCAACGAGCAACAAGTGTGTGACCCTCTGCTCTACCTGGTGAAGAATAAATTCCGGCATAGAGAGAAAATCTACGTAGAAGACAACCCCGTTTACAGCACGACCATGACT GGTGGTCTCTGTGGTGACGACCCAGAGACAACTCTGACCGCCTTTGTCCACATCGGTCCCACATTTGTCCACAATGCGCTCAAGCAGGCAGGGATCCACTGCAGCAGTCCAGGTGTAAATGTGGAG GAAGCCATCCGTTCAACATCAGCCTACTTGAAGAGAGCTCTGACGAAGCCTGTGGGGAGAGGAGACCATACACGGTGGCCATCGCCTCTTATGCCCTGGCTTTGGACGGCTTGCCCACCACTCTTCATGAACTTTTACTCAGAGGTGCAGCTCCAG GTTTCAGCCACTGGCTTGACAGGGAAAACCACTTGTTCATGCTGGAGGCGACCGGCTATGCCCTGCTGGCTCTGGTCAAGTGGGGACGAATGGAGGAAGCTGCTGCACCCTTCAAATGGCTGA